ATGCCATTCGAGAAATGGCACCTGATCTCGACCTGTGGATGACAGCGGATCCAATGAATGAAGATCCGGAAAGAATAAATGACGTCGAAATAGGTACTGGTTTCAAACCTCCCCGAGAACTGATTCTAAATGGTCGTCTAAAATGGTACCACGCCTATTCGGCTGGTTTGGATTGGATGTTCGAATTCGAAGATCACCAGAATCTTCCCATGACCTTAACGAACTCCTCAGGTATTCATGGAGTGCCTATGAGCGAACACGCATTTGCCATGATTTTGGCCCACAATAGAAAGTTACCGGAGTTTATCCGAAATCAATCACACAAACACTGGAAAGGCTTACCTGGAGATGGTCGACTCGATACACTCGAAGGAAAAACCATGCTTATTCTCGGTGTTGGGGCCATTGGAACACGGATGGCCAAACTAGCACAGGCTCACGACATGCAGGTGATGGGCATTCGCCGTCAGCCTGAGCGAGGCTGTCAATTTGTGGACGAAATGCACGGTCCGGATAAGCTCAACTCCCTGTTACCAAGGGCAGATATTATAGTATGCCTTCTTCCCAACACTCCCGATTCAAGGCACATACTTGGACCGGCTCAATTTGCACTCATGAAACGAGGTGTCTTCATAGCAAATCTGGGAAGAGGAATCCACATCGATGAAAATGCCATGATTGCAGCACTTCAGGATGGTATTGTAGCAGGTGCCGGACTCGATACCTTTGAAACGGAGCCTTTGCCTTCGGACTCCCCTCTGTGGGCGATGGAAAACGTCATCATTTCCCCACATTGCTCAGGATTCCAACCGGACTATGGCTACGAAGCCCGTCGTTTATTTATTAGGAACCTGAAACATTTTGCGAGTAATGAAACCATGTTCAACGTCGTCGACAAAGAGCTGGGGTATTCGTTGAGTCATTAATAAGTTCGAATTCTTGGTATCCCAAGCTGTAGGAGCGGGTTTATCCCGCGATCTCCCAACAGAAGCGAACAATCGCGGGATAAACCCGCTCCTACAGTTAAAATCAATGATCAAACGAAAACTCACCATTTGCTCAATGTATTCGACAAGGAGTTTTCCGATTCCTTAAATCACCGGAATTCGTTTAATTTTCTCAACAGCATCTTATGTACGTCAAAACACTGATTTCCAATTTAATCCTTATATCAATTCTTTTATCTGGCACCGCTTTAGCAGGATCGAAAGCAACCATCACGATGCAATCCTTTGGGAAGACAAAGGAAGGTGTGGATACCTCACTCTATACGCTAACCAACGCGAATGGTTTAAAAACGGACATCACTAACTACGGTGGGATAGTAGTGCGAATGTTCGTTCCTGACCGAGAAGGCAATATGCACGACGTCATGCTGGGTTACAATACCGTGGCAGAGTACATTCTGGATACACCCTACTTCGGAGCCATAATTGGCCGGATAGGAAACCGGGTTGCCGATGGCAAATTTTCACTCAATGGTAAAACTTACCATTTGGTCACCAATAATTTTCCAGCCGACATCCCTTGTCATCTTCACGGTGGCACTGTCGGATATGATAAGGTCGTCTGGGATGCAGAACCCTTCATAGAAAACAATACTCCTGGATTGAAACTTCATTACCTAAGTGTCGATGGAGAAGAAGGTTATCCCGGCAATCTGGATATCACCGTGTGGTACCGTTTGACCAACGACAATTCCCTCAAGATCGACTACCTGGCTACCACTGACAAAGCAACGCCCGTCAACCTGACCAACCACTCCTACTTCAATTTAAAAGGTGAAGGGAATGGGGACATCCTCAGTCACGTGCTCATGTTTAACGCTGCCAATTATACACCGGTAAATGCGGGTCTTATCCCAACGGGTAAGATAGCGTCGGTTAAAGGAACTCCCTTTGATTTCACTTCACCACATACCATCGGTGAGCGAGTAAATGCAGACAATGAACAAATGAAATTCGGTGGCGGCTATGACCACAACTGGGTCCTAGACAATCAGGATGGGGACCTGGCCTTGGCGGCGACCGCCTTTGAACCTACCTCTGGCCGGTTCATGGAGGTATGGACGGAAGAGCCGGGCGTGCAGTTCTACTGCGGCAATTTCCTTAACGGATCGAATATCGGAAAATCCGGCAAAGCCTACAACTTCCGCAACGGTTTCTGCCTCGAAACGCAGCACTACCCGGACTCACCTAATCAGAAAAGCTTCCCTTCCATTATCCTGAAACCAGGCGAGGAATATAAAACCACTACGATCTATAGATTCAGCACTCGCTAAGATTCGCAATGCTTCAGAAAGGAATCCTGGATCTCATTCCAACCTTCGCGCCGAGTATGATTCAAAATTTTCGCGGTAGGCCCAGTTGCTTGCAACTCGGCCCCCGTAGCGCATAAGGTCTCAGGACAAGGCGTCGATGCAAGCATCGAGCCCTACTAAGGAGAAATGGGAATGAACCGATGTTTCCCTGACAGTTCTGTCGATATGTCTCCTTACTCTCTAAATCGAGGCTGTTACGCCAAACGAGTTTGGAGGTTTGAAACTATGGCTTGATGCTCAAGCCCCGGACACGGTTACTCAGACGGGAGGATCCGTCAGCCAATGGGTTAACAAAGCGGGGGGATCGGCTACCCGGACCGCTGAGGAATTTTCTAACCTTTCCAGAAAAGCCCGGCTCCTTCGTGTCGGGCTTTTTTGTGAGCCGAACAACTCCTTGGATAAGCTTCTCAATAGGGTAATCAAATCGTTTAGTTGGCATGGCGTCGAGGCGACGGAGCGAGGACACTTTTGCCTTACAACTTCCAAAAGTTGGGATGGAAGATTCAGATCGACGATTGCGTGATTTGTTGTCTGCTTCAATAGGTCGGATTGACATGGATCCATCGAAATGGAATGGAGCTGCCTTTGGGTTTATTAAAGCCTCTAAATATGCCTGGAATAAAAAAAGTGATTCTATCCAGCACACTCTTCGTGATGCTGATTATTCGGGAGCCCTGTCATGTCTGGGCGGAGTCAAAAAAATCCCAGCGTAATCCTAGTCGGCAGGTTGTTTTTCATTCCGCCCAAGCGAATTTCAAGGTGAATACGGAGTTGGATGGCATCACTGCGGCCAGTAGCGAGGTAAACCTTATACTGTTGGAAGGGTTTGATGCTCTCAATGGAGTCGTTGGTGAAGCGGTAGATATCAAATTTTTCTCCAAAGAATTTATAGCGGGAGCTTTCACTGTAAGCGGGAATCTTCCTCCGGGCCTTCGATTATCGCCAATCATAACCGAGTTTGGCGTAGGGACGATCAGTGGTACACCGACTCAAGATGGTCTTTTTCTGGTAAATCTGACCGGCTGGGAAAATGCGAATGCCCAGGGACCTTCCTCTCAACCGCTAACTCTACTGTTTGAAATTATTTCGAGAGGACCCAAAATAGTGCAGCAACCGGGTAACACCATTGTGGATTGGGGAAGCCCGGCAATCATGAGTGTGGTCGTTGAGGATTCTGGAAACGCCAGCTATAAGTGGTTTAAGGATTTGGTGGAACTGGAAGGACAAAAGACCTCATCCCTCCAATTCGACCATGCGGGTTATGCACTTAACGGCACGTACCGGGTGGAAGTCGTGGGACCCGAAGGAAGCTCTTTCAGCAAGGATGCGTTCTTCTTTGTCCGCACTTCTCCCTATCAACGCTGGTTGGAAGAGGGACAAGCAGATCCATTTGCCTCGGAGCTTTCCGAAAACGCAGACG
The sequence above is a segment of the Verrucomicrobiota bacterium genome. Coding sequences within it:
- a CDS encoding immunoglobulin domain-containing protein, whose product is MPGIKKVILSSTLFVMLIIREPCHVWAESKKSQRNPSRQVVFHSAQANFKVNTELDGITAASSEVNLILLEGFDALNGVVGEAVDIKFFSKEFIAGAFTVSGNLPPGLRLSPIITEFGVGTISGTPTQDGLFLVNLTGWENANAQGPSSQPLTLLFEIISRGPKIVQQPGNTIVDWGSPAIMSVVVEDSGNASYKWFKDLVELEGQKTSSLQFDHAGYALNGTYRVEVVGPEGSSFSKDAFFFVRTSPYQRWLEEGQADPFASELSENADADFDGFANIVEYALGTEMLDTSSQPRIYITTIQENGQLIGSFQHSIPTNSNPYTLVLEGSENLSSTGWKKLEVQGVDEGNLRRYQWFMDGTKFVRLTLEN
- a CDS encoding D-2-hydroxyacid dehydrogenase, translating into MPSLLILQKPKAVNQDQANAIREMAPDLDLWMTADPMNEDPERINDVEIGTGFKPPRELILNGRLKWYHAYSAGLDWMFEFEDHQNLPMTLTNSSGIHGVPMSEHAFAMILAHNRKLPEFIRNQSHKHWKGLPGDGRLDTLEGKTMLILGVGAIGTRMAKLAQAHDMQVMGIRRQPERGCQFVDEMHGPDKLNSLLPRADIIVCLLPNTPDSRHILGPAQFALMKRGVFIANLGRGIHIDENAMIAALQDGIVAGAGLDTFETEPLPSDSPLWAMENVIISPHCSGFQPDYGYEARRLFIRNLKHFASNETMFNVVDKELGYSLSH
- a CDS encoding galactose mutarotase is translated as MQSFGKTKEGVDTSLYTLTNANGLKTDITNYGGIVVRMFVPDREGNMHDVMLGYNTVAEYILDTPYFGAIIGRIGNRVADGKFSLNGKTYHLVTNNFPADIPCHLHGGTVGYDKVVWDAEPFIENNTPGLKLHYLSVDGEEGYPGNLDITVWYRLTNDNSLKIDYLATTDKATPVNLTNHSYFNLKGEGNGDILSHVLMFNAANYTPVNAGLIPTGKIASVKGTPFDFTSPHTIGERVNADNEQMKFGGGYDHNWVLDNQDGDLALAATAFEPTSGRFMEVWTEEPGVQFYCGNFLNGSNIGKSGKAYNFRNGFCLETQHYPDSPNQKSFPSIILKPGEEYKTTTIYRFSTR